A stretch of the Mycobacteriales bacterium genome encodes the following:
- a CDS encoding phosphatase PAP2 family protein, with amino-acid sequence MQTLTSALAEIRSPLSRLGRTLLRHRFAVLFVLTLAALTWTVEQVLASGSLVTFDYTVHYLRFDLRYPQIYSTMFYLVMIGQRGPTAIPAAIVTLLIAWRQRTWRPVLLFGASMLALNLIVGAGKFATARLKPADSNAALFDGGTIFPSGHASNVVLTWGIVAYLLVQYGPLRSYRVGAAATAVASLVVGIASIYLDTHWVSDILAGWLVGAVILMATVALDRRYPTAGGQHRAPVTLLDLPGVRPRSRRERQDEEPAQVAS; translated from the coding sequence GTGCAGACGCTGACGTCGGCGCTCGCCGAGATCCGCTCGCCGCTCTCCCGCCTGGGCCGGACCCTCCTCCGGCACCGCTTCGCCGTGTTGTTCGTGCTCACCCTGGCCGCGCTGACCTGGACGGTCGAGCAGGTGCTCGCGTCGGGGTCCCTGGTGACGTTCGACTACACCGTGCACTACCTGCGCTTCGACCTGCGTTACCCGCAGATCTACTCGACGATGTTCTATCTCGTGATGATCGGCCAGCGCGGACCGACGGCGATCCCCGCGGCGATCGTCACGCTGCTGATCGCCTGGCGGCAACGCACCTGGCGGCCGGTGCTGCTCTTCGGTGCCTCGATGCTCGCTCTGAACCTCATCGTCGGCGCCGGGAAGTTCGCCACGGCCCGGCTGAAGCCGGCCGACAGCAACGCCGCGCTCTTCGACGGGGGCACCATCTTCCCGTCCGGGCACGCCTCCAACGTCGTCCTGACCTGGGGCATCGTCGCCTACCTGCTGGTGCAGTACGGCCCGCTCCGCAGCTACCGGGTCGGCGCGGCCGCGACCGCGGTCGCCTCACTGGTCGTCGGGATCGCCTCGATCTACCTCGACACCCACTGGGTCAGCGACATCCTGGCCGGCTGGTTGGTCGGCGCGGTGATCCTCATGGCGACGGTCGCCCTCGACCGCCGCTATCCGACGGCCGGCGGCCAGCACCGCGCACCGGTCACCCTGCTCGACCTCCCCGGCGTACGGCCACGTTCCCGCCGGGAGCGGCAGGACGAGGAGCCGGCCCAGGTGGCCTCCTAG